In the Populus nigra chromosome 2, ddPopNigr1.1, whole genome shotgun sequence genome, tcttaatattaaatttttttctgtttaattatcatacttttatgacatgaatCTCATGTTTGACGgattaacccagttgattcagatttttttctctttcttcattagtttttttcttcttgtagtattttttctctttgctttttcctttttaattaacctttttttaatttagttcattaatattaatttttttttctatttagttattaaactttcatgatacgaatctcatatttaacgggttaacctgatttggcgagttaacccaattgatttggattgtttttcttttttttcattagttttgttcttccaattttatcttttaatattatatgcggtccacggtgaaaaggttggtgcctttatttttattttattttttttgcttttttttatgcctttcattatGAACTGCACAGTGCAATTGATGGTGAAAAggttgatgtcttttttttaattatttttttatttagtttgttgatattaaatttttttccatctagttatcaaaatttcatgacacggatctcaggtttgacgggttaacccagttaattcatatatttttttctttttctttattaatttttttcttcatgttggttttttttctttagactTTTTATATacctcctttattttttatgtttcagtCCTAAGTTTCATATACTTTAAtcgcttaattttttaaatttaatccctataatttagttgtttatattttaatccaaaactttatttttttgcgtTGTTTTGATCTTAGGAAATTGAGAGGGGtgagaaagtaaataaaacatgagaaaaaactTTGGGTCGAGGcgcaaaaaaattaatctttttttcaattgattcattttaaaaagtgtaatttttatattgtgttaAAAAGTGATTTGTGGTTGAAAATAGATAATTAAAGATCATTAGATGtgtttttttaggtgaaaacaaattaaaaataaacttttaagagTTCAAAAACTGGAAACTAGATTTTTCAATCACATAAAATTATTGACTTTTATTGCAAAGTATCGTTTCCATgtgtttttggataaaaacaagtataaaattgagtttttgagCTCCATAAACTCAAATCTAAATTTTCTAGTTACATGAGATGACTAAATTTTGTTGAAATGAATGCTGAgtaaacaagttaaaaattaaaatttgaggatTAAAAAACTGAAATCTAGATTTTTCAATCATGgaagataacaaaaaaattgttacaATGAACAATAtgactcatttaaaaaaaaatagacatgacccagtttatgttttttttttaaggcaaaCACACAAGTTTTTTCTTTGACGCCTAGGCAtgcttcatctttttttaaatgaacctctagtttttttttcattttaaaataattttaaaaaattaaaattattaaaaaaatatttgaatagaTAATATAACTATAAATGAATCTAATATGtagtttctttttaagaaagaatTGCTCATAAATACTATATAAAAgtcaaatatctatttttttatttttttttatatataaaatcattctttatgtcatgattttttttcattaaaatttgctttttaaattatgatatatttttatttaaaaacaatgcttttgatataaataaatatttttgtctgGACAGAAACATAATATATGAGTTAAAAAGGAAGTTCACatgaaagagatttttttttctttataatttaaatccataaattttttcatgaatatttattttaaccgcctttatttttttattaaaaaaattacattgccGAGAAAAAAGACATGTTTTGTTAAAACAAATCACGACTAGAAAAGGGGGAATTAtggcttccttttttttttcttacaaatgtTTATTGTAatcttacaaatatttattttaattgttaccAGAAATAGGCGAACCCACACTAGAACTCTCAACAAGCGAAACTGACTAACTAAGACAGACGAGCTATCAAGATGAAGTCATCGTCTTCAAGAACCTGAACGTCTTCTTCTCCTACAAAATTCTCCCGGCCAATTTTCTTAACCAAATTCACAAATTCTATCCTCTGAGCCGAAGGAAGAGGCACATATGGCAGTCTGAAAACTGGTCTAACAACCCCAAGTTGAGCAAGAGCTGTGTTTAATGCAATGGGGTTCGGCTCCTGAAATAGCCAGTCGATAAGGGGCAGGAGTTTTGAACTTAGTTCAGTATTCTTCCCCTCAAACATAAGTCTGCGCATTAAACCCGGAACCAAGTTGCTAGTAACAGAAACCACTCCAGCTGCCCCATGGTTCCACCTTGCATCATGGCACTGATCATCATTCCCACTCCACACCACAATTCCTTTATCTGTATACTGTTCAACCCGGTCATTACCAGCACATTCCTTAACGCCTGCCAAGTTCGGACTCTGAGCTATAGCATGAATAACGCGTGGGGGGATATCTTGGCCAGTCCTGCCAGGCACATTGTATATAATAGTTGGGCCCATAGGGAGCACGCTGTCAAAATGAGAAACCATGCCCTCCACGGAGGTTTTTCCGTAGTATGGATTGATATGAAGAGCAGCATGCATTCCGACCGCAAAACCTTGCTCTGTGGCATGAATCGCTTCCCTTGTAGAGTTACTTCCAGTGTTTCCGATCACCTTGATTGAGCTACCAAAACAGTTGACGGTGTGGCCAATAAGCATTATGTGTTCATCCCAGCTCATCAGCTGACCTTCACCAGTTGTGCCACCAACTACAACACCTTCAGCGCCGTTAGCAATCTGCATATTCACCAACGCATCATACGCTTCAAGATCAAATCTACCATCAGGCAGATATGGGGTTTTGATGGCTGTTATCAATCTAAGAGATTTCATATCCTCTGCTGATGTCCTGCAATAGAAGAGAGCACGTAATCATTTATGGCTTTAATTCTTGAAAGGGAACACGTATATTCTCATGAagcctttaaataaataatccatTCACATTGTTACAGTTAAATGCCTTGCCCCTGATTTGTCTACGTTGATCATAACCTATCCAGGTCTTAGGCTGTAAGTTCATGTGTGTTAAATTCAAGGATTATAACaataacagagaaaaaaaaacaattgattcaTCAAACTCACAATAGGACATATATGAAGTCAGtttcttacatgtttttaaCTTCAAAGCTGCGCATCGGAAGATGCAAATTAGGCTTTACAGCAGCTTGGGGAGGCCTCCATTTTCCACTcctgttaaataataataataataatgataataatatacaAGGCGATGtacaatgcaaaaaataaattaaaaaattacacagataaagaaattaacaagAGAATTAACAAGGGGATCAGATAAACCTCTTGTAATTATCAACGCAATTATGGCGCGGAAGCTGGAGGGCAGACTCCCTCAAGCACACGCTATAGCTCTTCATAGCAGCCATTTTTAAgcttattttcctttcttgtttATTGAAAGTGaattcttgttattattatttttgcagTATGAGATTAAGAGATGAAGAGACAGGGCCGGGATTTCAGGAAATGGTACCGATGGTAACAATAGTTGAGATGGGGGTGGCGATCGTGGTGGCGGTTTGAAGGACGGCGGATCCGCGGCGGTGGAGGGCGGACATGACGCCAGGTTCCGACAGAGataagaagaagaggagaggtTGTGTGAAGGAGCGGAGGCTGTGGCAAAAGGAGTGTGCTTATGTGGTGTTTGTTTAGGGGTTTGAGGGGTGAGCTTCTTCATTTATGAAGTGACAGCTGGCGCTAGTGGTTTCAACACTTTTCCATTCTTGATTGgtggttttcctttttttttccttctttttttaaaataaataaatgtaagcAAATAATTTATcgagtgcaaaaaaaaaaaaagaagcacgTCTTAGTGTGATTCTTGTCTGATTAAAtggaaataaataattgttttcttaCGATGGCCGGTGAGGACAAGTGGATCAATATTTAAGTTAAGGTTTTGGTTACACGCATCATATTACTTGGTGCTGATTGGCATTCTAAAAGAACCCGGGTTTTATTGTctatataatcagtaaataaccttttaatattagttttgtgATGCAGCTGGAGTGGTTGCGCACACCAGATAAAGCTAAGGTCGCAGGTTTTTGTTGCACCGTGAAAGATGACTTGTTGTTTTGGCTGGCCAGTTGTTGTGGATGAAGCGCTGGTTCCGTTACATATAACTACTTTTGAATAAACTagcaattcatatatatatatataagtataaaTGTGGCTGAAAGATCATAATAAACCCAACTTTGATGAATTAAACTTTTTAGATTGTACATGTATAACTATATTGtgtataaaacataaaaatatcaaaatatcccTACCcaaaacctttatttttttatattttaaagtattttgattattttattgtttataaatatatagaaatgcCCTTAATCAAATCCATAATATCGAAAGAACCAtatgaaagtataaaaatacatatagttTAGAAGCAAGAAAATTTTCATGTGGAAGGCAAAAAAATCACCACTCTATAGTGGTGAATAAAATAATACGAGGGGAGCTATCAGTGGCAGGGCCACATAGGAGATTTAAGGGGCAATTaccctcttgatttttttaatagttttaaattgtttttgaataatagatattgatttgattattttgaattaagtaaatgttatatcaattttaattgaattagttATCAATTGTTGTTGGTGAGTAGAGATTGATATTTGCAAAATTAAAGGttatttcttttaagaaaaaaagaaaaaaattatttttttatttttaaaaataatctatcatgataaatttaaaCTATCAATATTGATCCATATCCATGCATTATGTATAGTATGCTACATTGTAATGGGATGTGAAATgggttttgataaattaatgtatattttattattaatttcatatgaaaaatttacaattatcatgtaactaaattgaattttgttattataataacttaaagagaataattataatgtaagcttttttattttaaaaatatttttaaattaattttattttatatgagttAGTATATTTGTTtcgatttttaatatatatctatataatataatatttattaattaatttgtcccCTCATTTAAAATATTCTGATTCTGCCACTGGTAGCTATAATGAATCAGCCATTAGTTTTAATATACTTGCTGTGTTAAGTTTGTGTTGGAAACTTGTTTGGTTGAgtggatgaaaataaatataattttaaaatggttttgGATAAATCAATGTAGTTGTAGATTTAAAcagtataataattatttttctatacccaaataaaataaaattatttattattgaagtAATATAGTCTTTTTCATATTATccatttattattatcatattattgAAGTTTTGGTGTATGTTAAAATGAcaccttaaaattaaaaattttaaaaccagtGTCCAAGggtttttttctacttttgatttttcaagtcgCCGTTACcattgaaatcaaaatttctcTAACTCATAAGGGTATTGTTTGTCTTCTCATCATGCTTTGTTCTGTTATCACTAGGTTCAATTATGGTAATTTCGTAATTCAATATGAATTTGCACTAAACGGGACTGTTGCTATTATTCTCCATGGACGATGCCATGGTCACTTGCCAGGAAATTTAGATATTGACTTTCTTGTCTTTTGGAATTTAAAAGTCTTCCATTTTCAAACAGTTCTTTAAGAACTTATGTTTAAGAGTCACACAAAAGAACTACTCTGTGGTATCTACCTTTCAACACtgattgttaatataataaataattttaagttttcaCCTGGagtcaaaatattaaattctctacaaattatattgtttttataaaaaaaaataatataataccaCTGTCTGTTGAGATGGAATGCGTTTTCAAACAGGGAAGAAATGActttattgagatttttaaaaattttaagaatataattaatttttttaaaaaattggtaTCAAAACTGTGAATTTATTAATTACTGGCCAAGCATCGATTTCACTCTCAAATAAAGTAAAGGTTTGCGGATAAAATAATGAGGCCGAGAATAGCTCATATAATGCCACTGTCTGTTATATGAACCGGGCCGCTATATAGTGTCAATGTTTATCGTGGGAAGCCCATATGAAATGGGCCTCATCTTGATTATTAGCCCatgaaagagagggagagggtgTTTAAAGATCCAACCAACGCTGCCCTGGTCAAAACAGGCTCGAAACTGTGAGAACATGTGGGCTCAAGAGCCCGTAATCCGGGGCCATCAGCCCACTGCTCGCTACCTGGAATTTGCATGCAAGTGTAATACtcttaattatcaattaacattaaaaaaatgttttgcacTTGCCGGCTTGAAACTTTAGTGTGATGAAAATGGAATTTGCTTTTCTTTCTGCGAAGCAATAaactgaaattattattttctttttttcttcttctttttttgcacTTGCCAGCATGAAACTTTAGTGTGATGACAGTGagatttgcttttctttttgcaGAGCAATAAAACTATCAACAATaccatatattaaaattaatgttttaattcaAGTGTCATTCTAATAAACTCAAGGAAGGGaacaagttttgaaaagaaaaattaagcaaaTGTCACGGTGACAGAATCCACTAAAACTGCAAGTTACTTAACAGTAGTGTAATGTAGTATATATAAAGGAAGATACGTCGACTGGTAGATTACAGCATCAATATTtattctataataataactaagtctttatttattataaaattataatttactgtTTAATTCTTCATTGGTCGGATGGTCCAACTTTAGCCTCAATGAAAATtagataattataaataattatctaaTTCTTCATTGGTTGGATGGAAGTCGTATCCAACTTCCGGCGTCTACAACACCCCGCGATCGGATTTGCCAtaactaagaaaacaaaatgacagTTAGAGAAGGAGATCGAGGGCgtaaaaatgaaaattcaaatgTTGCAGTACAAGTAAAATTTGACTCACCCGATGGGATGTTGTAATTCATTCCTCTTCCTAAAACAGGGAAGAAAGGCACGAGGCCTCCCTTGTTCTTCTTTCGCTACCTGATTCGAGACGAGTTCAGGAGGTTTGAAATTGAAAGGGAGGAGAGGTGTTTGCTATTCTTATTGACAGAGGAAGGATCGGCGGGATCATCAACCGGTGAGGGGCAGTTTTACTTGTTTAACAGAGAAGAGAGGGAGGGGCAGTTTTTCTTTGACATGGACGAGAGGTGGGTGAGGGATTGGGTTTGATGAAAGAGGGAGCGAGCGTGAGTATATATTGGGGAAGATGGAGAGATTCTTTCTGTATTGAACAGGGAGCCAATAACCTCCTAGGAGAAGTTGTCAAGTTGTCTAGACATTTGATGGAAAAGTAACACCGACTACTTCGTTGAGAAGAAAGTTGAAGGTTGTGGATCCCACCATTCGGGCCGCGTTCAATTTCCACACTCGAATGAAAAAGTAGGAGATGAGGAAGAAAGAATAAGGTACTGTTCGTCTTTCCAGCtgtattttttaagaaacttgatttttctgaaattaattatattttttttacttttaaataatttttaatgtaagaaataaactttataaaataaaaaaaaaatattattttaatatatttttagtgaatAATCAACCTAAACATTGACTTTCAGTATGTTTTTCTTcgagatttgaaaaataaattattttaatgtattaataataaaattaaaatttaaaaaataacaaaatattattttaatatatttataaaaaacaatttaaaaactaacTATTACCCTACCCTCAACAACCTTTCTTTACACTGTGCTTTAACTCGAGCTTGATTCCCAAGTTTTCTGGGCCCCACTACGCCATATGATGTAACactctcaaaaatcaaaatcttgccgactttaatatattttaattcattctacCATCTTCTCGAATATTCACCTGATGGCCTGCAGTCAAAACCAAATTGGTGGCCTAGTGATAAGTAGTGGACagagtttaataaaataataatataaaaaattatactgcACTTCGAAAAACGTGGAAAAATACTGTACATATAATATAGATATAAATTCATCATATTATCGGCCACGGTAGATATAAAATGTTTATACTATAAATAACATTGTAGCGCCATAAAGATGTTATCTTTGCTGTTTCttagtaaataaatattattgatagcattgttttttttattttttatgtcaaaagttGTTGAGTTTATCTTGTTAATCAGATCCATTGCTATTGGGTCTGTTTTAGAAGCTAGACTCGGATCGCTTTCAAAAGATACTAGGTCTGGCTTGGCAACGAGACCCCTCGCTATTGAGTCTGGTTCACAGCCATACCCAATATCATTTAGATCCGGCAAAATAGTTAGACCCAATAAAATTAGGTATGGTTCCGTGGACATACCAGTAGCATTTGGGTTTGacattttataatattcatatttattttatatttataaaaaaaattattaatggcACATTACAAAATGCGGGCTAATacgataataatatttaaaagatgataatattgttaaaaaaagattggatacatgtattatTGATTAAATGGATTaaataaacttagttaatttaataatatatttataaaaaaactaataacaaaaaaacaagacaatgactaataaaaaaaatgtgtttattaataatataaaaagatatattataaataattttaaaatatctcaataatcttaattgattataaaataaaaattgaataatattaggataattatacaaaaagaaaaatatataaaaaaaattgaagctcaattactaacaaattaaacattaaatgatgaattataaataaaattaatttaataaaaagataaaaaaaaaaattaactttgatcAACATATCAAATCTATGATCCAATTGTAAGGTTGAGATAATCtcgtaataaaataaataaaacaatggagATCAACTCTCTAGCAAATTAAATGACGAGAGGCGAagcttaaaaaatcatttaaaaataacataaaaaataactcgagttaacttaacTAACCTACAACTCATGATaactttgtataaaaaaaaaggtaaaaagtgTGAAGTTAAAGGCATAGTAACTTAATATcgagtgataaaaataaaagaaaacaattaaaaaaagaacctaaaaaaggaaacaagtcaaaataggctaattttcaaaacatgtgACCCGAATCACAAGACCAAAATACTCATATAAAATGCAAAtctacaaaaattaaagaagcaaAATTCCCAttcatcaaattgtttttttaaaaaataacaattaaaataaaataaaatattaagggataaaaataaaaaaacaataaaaaaacattgatcaaATATGatggatgaaaaaaattaaaagaatacgaaattgaaacaaaatctatttttataaattattttaaataaaaataaaaaatagtaaaaaaacagaGACTAATTATCACGAGAGAAAAACATATTGAAGGACtgctttaaaaaaactagagggTCATGCATGAAAAtcaaggaggagagagaaaagaagaataaaaaaaagatcattagCGTCAATTAGAGGTTCGTTGGTCACACGTGCTACATAGGGATAGAGGGGCCGCCAGGATAACTCAAATATTGCTTTGAAAGCCACCTTTCGACTATTGAACGACTCCTTATACACTGCTTGAATGGCTTGAGCACCTCCCACCTGTTAGCGTgtgcaacttttattttttaaataatattttatatttattaaaacatcaaattatctCTATGTCAACTtgattatacataaaaaaaaacgagtgaaaaatacaaaaaaaaaacatggacgCCAacctaaaagttttttatttcaaggaaGTTATTTCACcatgcttaaaaaaattaaaagactaaaaagcCCTTGgatggcatttttttttctttacggGTGATTAAggtagtgtttgatattatagtaaatgttgttttttaaagtgttttttattttaaaatatatcaaataattatttttttacatatataagcacatcaaaataagcaaaaaacacaaaaaaatatcttgaaacaaaataaattaattttttttgaaaagcacgAATAGACTACACAAACAAACAATGTCTAAGTATTTTCAATgtgttgaaaaatataaaaagaccgATTTATCTCCCTCAATAAAGGGAATAAAGGGTGTATCATGTAACAAGATTGTATTacccttaataaaaaaaaccacttgtTTGCTGAGAAGAGCAAAAACATCTTTACACTTTTCAATCAATGTTTTGTGTTGTGTTCCATGGTGTTTTACTTATCCCCTTCAAGTTCTTGTTAACACAGTAACTCTAGTTTCGGTTCTTGTACTGGGGATTCTGGTTTCTAATTCAAGAAGACTTGCTTTCCTTCCCATCTTTAAACAGCAAAAAGATGGGAGCCAAAcaggtttttttctctctctctctcgcgcAGGCGACCCATCACTGGTGCACTGCACTGGTTAGTCGGCGCATTAAGTGAGCTCACGAGGGAGGTCTTGAGTCTGCACTGGATTTCTCATTGTATGTGGTTTCTTTACGAGACAAGTAGGtcgaaaacaaacaataaaaggCAATCAGCGACAACTAGCATCATgtgattttcattatttatcacAATAATATCCACGTGATCTgctgtttataatttttttcagaaaaaatattAGGTATACAggtcattttaatatgttttttatataaaaaaatttaaaatgtaaaccgAAAAGTATATgaaatatctaataaaataaattaataactatttatgtaaataaataaataaataatcaccaataataacaaaatgatagataaaaaaaattgagagatgaATGTGGATCAATATATTCTATCGCACAAAATGAAACATCCACCCAAATGTGTTcactgaatttatttatttaaattaataaaaattaaatcaacacTGTAAAAAGCCAATAACCTAAAAGATAAACACGACCGTAACTTACTGGATAAACCAACACCCTAAAAAAACCACTCAAGGCTGAAcacatgagaaatattatttaaaaagtaataattttttgtttttaaaaataaagttcatttgtgtaaaataaaaaaaaataatgtagatgaattagaataatatcttgaaaaatcaaacacgGACAagacaatttaaataaaaacatatattctaAAAAGGCATGTAAAACTTGCGATCTAAGTTATGAAACCAGGatataaccttataaaaaaaattgaaaaaaatcataaaactaatattgttaaaaaactaATGCAAGATGATAAGATCGCAAGAAGTCGAATCCTGACAAATCAAATGTTTAGAGatgaaacctgaaaaaaaaaaaaccaaccacacaaaaaaatataaaaaacaagagtgaaaaataaaaaaataataacaatcagAGTTtaggcaaaaaaattaaattgaagggttaagttgaattaaaaaaatatttttaacataataaaaaacaaattaaaagaatgaggatcaaaatgaaaaaaaaaacaataaaaactctaattgaatagtgaaattaaaagcaaaaaaaaactttaacaaaagaagaaaggaaaagaataaaaaaacaaaaagaataaggattgaaatgaaaaacaaaacatataaaaaattataattgaatcactaaattaaaaaaaaaaaacaaaacttacatAGAAGgaacaataacaaaataaaaaatttaaagaacgaggacaaaaattgaaaaacaaaaaaaaaagaacactaaTGCACTTTACACGGAAGGAGagataagaagagaaaaaataaaacgatCACTGGCGATAATTCAACCATCATACATCATCATGCGTCACACCATGTAGAAAAGGATATGGCAACGcatccaagaagaagatgaatgtTCAGGTTTGGTCACCGAGTGACATCATGTGCGTCTCCTGAATAACGCTAACGTCACCCACTAGTTAGAATGTGATATGCACGCGCCAAtatcttttataattaaaaaaaagaagtcaacaAGAAAAATACTAAACGCCCTATGATCTGATATCtacgaaaacaaaaaacacgtgtgaaaggataaaaatatctCCAAGTACAAGCTTGATTTCTTTGTCTTATATGGGGCCAAAACCCCACTTTAATTGTATTCGAGTaatggaaaaactaaaaaaacatctgTTCATCAAcccaataattttttgttattaaaggtaaaaaggtattttcattatttaaaaatttatgaaaggTAAAACTAATTCGAAATCAACAGCTTTAAGTTTTATTGACTATTaagtaaaagaatatttttatcatgaaaaaaaaatatatatatacccgATCAATTGTTTAATAACTAATAAGccaataaaaaagatcaaaacaccACAATCTCAAGACTTCTAATTGTtttagcaatccacaataaaaaCCATCTTCGGAGCTATAATGAAAAACCCATGCTCTATGGTGTCTTGATTACTACtagaattaatattttacttatcattttaattttgagcTCAAATTTAATCACCGCTCAGTATTTTTAATGTTGCTGAGAAAAGAACATTTTTCAATGAATTATATctgcatttttatttatttatctattagaGTTATTAGCGACATGGAACTATTAACGAGCCAGGTAAAAATAGTACACCGCCACCACAAACCATGTTTGAATATACATGAGCAGAATTAGCTGCAACATTGTAGGATGTTTGGaagtgttttaatatttatatttttaaatgtattttatttagaactatattaatatatatttttaatttttttaaaaaaaattatttttaataccaacatgtcaaaataaaaaaagcttaaaaagtaattttaataaaaaaaatttgaattttcatgaaaCCTAAACCCAGTTTCAAGATGAATTAATGTACGGTTTCTCTTTATGCTACTCCATGTTCTCACTCATTATTATAGGATGTACACATTATGACCATTTATTGTTTCAATTAGATGGCGattataaacttttttcttcATCGAATAAGccaaatttcaaccttttatttttatttttcagagaaAAAACATACATGATCACTTGCGTCAATCCTACTTAACCatcaaagttttaatttcatataatttgtaTGCAATTTAAACTGAATTAGTGAATTAGAAACCAAGatttatttacaaatatttcatgtttgaaTATTCTTGTCAAGTACACCTCAACAGGATAGATTTACCTTTCA is a window encoding:
- the LOC133682820 gene encoding 4-hydroxy-tetrahydrodipicolinate synthase, chloroplastic-like, which gives rise to MAAMKSYSVCLRESALQLPRHNCVDNYKRSGKWRPPQAAVKPNLHLPMRSFEVKNMTSAEDMKSLRLITAIKTPYLPDGRFDLEAYDALVNMQIANGAEGVVVGGTTGEGQLMSWDEHIMLIGHTVNCFGSSIKVIGNTGSNSTREAIHATEQGFAVGMHAALHINPYYGKTSVEGMVSHFDSVLPMGPTIIYNVPGRTGQDIPPRVIHAIAQSPNLAGVKECAGNDRVEQYTDKGIVVWSGNDDQCHDARWNHGAAGVVSVTSNLVPGLMRRLMFEGKNTELSSKLLPLIDWLFQEPNPIALNTALAQLGVVRPVFRLPYVPLPSAQRIEFVNLVKKIGRENFVGEEDVQVLEDDDFILIARLS